In Candidatus Riesia pediculicola, the following are encoded in one genomic region:
- the rpoH gene encoding RNA polymerase sigma factor RpoH, protein MIKNKSFSLAISNNLSAYIKTAYSYPVLTMEEEKKYINLFYHHQDLRAAKKLILSHLRFVIHISKNYSGYGLLQADLIQEGNVGLMKAVQKFNPNASVRLVSFAIHWIKAEIHEYILRNWRIVKVATTKAQRKLFFNLRRNKKKIGWFDQTEIDSVAKKLGVSKKDVREMESRMVAKDMVFDINEEENRMKDDFFLIPALYLEDKSSTFFESLEKDNWENHTIKRLTQALSKLDKRSQEIIKKRWLNQSGRETLQDLAKQYKVSAERIRQLEKNAMKKIRSLIESS, encoded by the coding sequence ATGATAAAAAATAAATCATTTTCTTTAGCTATAAGTAATAATTTGTCTGCTTACATTAAAACTGCTTATAGCTATCCAGTATTGACCATGGAGGAGGAAAAAAAATATATTAATCTGTTCTACCATCATCAAGATCTACGTGCAGCAAAAAAACTCATACTATCTCATTTAAGATTTGTCATTCATATTTCAAAAAATTATTCAGGATACGGATTGTTACAAGCAGATCTAATTCAAGAAGGAAACGTCGGTTTGATGAAAGCAGTTCAGAAATTTAATCCGAATGCCAGTGTGCGATTAGTTTCTTTTGCCATTCATTGGATAAAAGCAGAAATTCACGAATATATCTTAAGAAATTGGAGAATTGTGAAAGTTGCAACAACAAAAGCACAAAGAAAACTTTTCTTCAATCTACGAAGAAATAAAAAGAAAATTGGATGGTTCGATCAAACCGAAATTGATTCGGTCGCTAAAAAATTAGGAGTTTCTAAAAAAGATGTTAGAGAAATGGAATCTAGAATGGTTGCTAAAGATATGGTATTCGATATCAATGAAGAAGAAAACCGTATGAAAGATGATTTTTTCTTAATTCCAGCTTTGTACTTAGAAGATAAAAGTTCTACATTTTTTGAATCGTTAGAGAAAGATAACTGGGAAAATCATACAATTAAAAGATTAACTCAAGCTTTATCTAAGCTGGATAAAAGAAGTCAAGAAATCATCAAAAAAAGATGGTTAAACCAATCTGGAAGAGAGACTTTACAAGATTTAGCAAAACAATACAAAGTATCTGCTGAAAGAATTCGACAATTAGAAAAGAACGCTATGAAAAAAATTAGGAGTTTGATCGAATCTTCTTAA